A part of Solibacillus sp. FSL H8-0538 genomic DNA contains:
- the nfsA gene encoding oxygen-insensitive NADPH nitroreductase — MTRELLRSHSSVRKYTGEPISKETVMDLIETAQMAASSHFVQAYSVIWVTDEDKKAKLGELSKNDFQFKTAGASFLFCVDFKRLQVAGQKHGVDIVADSAENVLVGVADVSLFAQNFVIAAEAQGYGICYIGGARNNPAEISELFNLPEYVFPLFALTIGTPTKRNETKPRLPVAAVLHENGYNVEQYDTLLDEYDATMEAYYTSRSSNQKMATWTKQMAEFLVDQKRPYMKDFLVTKGFNWE; from the coding sequence ATGACAAGAGAACTTTTACGTAGTCACTCATCTGTTCGTAAATATACAGGTGAACCAATTTCAAAAGAAACAGTAATGGATCTAATCGAAACGGCACAAATGGCAGCGAGCTCACATTTTGTACAAGCATACAGTGTTATTTGGGTAACGGACGAGGATAAAAAAGCAAAATTAGGCGAGCTTTCAAAAAATGACTTCCAGTTCAAAACTGCTGGCGCTTCCTTCCTATTTTGCGTAGACTTCAAGCGTTTGCAAGTAGCAGGTCAAAAACACGGTGTAGACATCGTAGCGGATTCAGCTGAAAATGTACTTGTTGGGGTTGCGGACGTTTCACTTTTTGCACAAAATTTTGTCATCGCGGCAGAGGCACAAGGATACGGCATTTGCTATATTGGCGGTGCGCGTAATAACCCCGCTGAAATTAGTGAATTGTTCAACTTACCAGAGTATGTATTCCCTTTATTTGCGTTAACAATTGGTACGCCAACAAAACGAAATGAAACAAAACCACGCCTACCTGTTGCAGCTGTACTTCATGAAAACGGCTATAACGTGGAACAATACGATACGTTGTTAGACGAATACGACGCAACAATGGAAGCGTATTATACAAGCCGTTCATCAAATCAAAAAATGGCGACATGGACGAAGCAAATGGCTGAGTTTCTTGTTGACCAAAAACGTCCATATATGAAAGACTTCTTAGTCACTAAAGGATTTAACTGGGAATAG
- a CDS encoding DASS family sodium-coupled anion symporter, translating to MSTQTEKKLNLKPLWIALAFVALTIITLLPNGGDLPVAGQRALAILAFAVILWVTEAVSYPVSSAMIIALVTLMLGLAPSMEDPTIELGTSDALKMALGGFSNSAVALVAAALFLAAAMQVTNLHKRLALWILSIVGTKTKAIVFGAILVSIILAFFVPSATARAGAVVPILLGMVAAFGLAKDSRLAALLVITSVQAVSIWNVGIKTAAAQNMVATNFIKEQFGVDITWGAWFLYAAPFSILMSIALFFIMITLIKPETNNIAGGKEVIKKQLHDLGPLKGPEIRLIIASVTLLFFWATESKLHPFDTTTVTIVAIAILLLPKIGVYTWKEVEPLIPWGTIIVFAVGIMLGTVLLNTQGAAWLSDAVFGSMGLDSLPLLATIALVTIFNILIHLGFASATSLASALIPVFIVLASTLVNVDQVGFVLIQQFVISFGFLLPISAPQNMLAYGTGAFTTKDFLKSGIPLTIFGYLLILLLSATYWKWIGLL from the coding sequence ATGTCTACTCAAACTGAAAAAAAACTTAACTTAAAGCCGCTGTGGATTGCTCTTGCCTTTGTCGCACTCACCATCATTACATTATTACCAAACGGCGGCGATTTACCAGTCGCAGGTCAACGTGCACTCGCGATTTTAGCGTTCGCCGTTATTTTATGGGTAACAGAGGCTGTTAGCTATCCAGTAAGCTCGGCAATGATTATTGCCCTTGTCACTTTAATGTTAGGCCTCGCCCCTTCAATGGAAGATCCAACCATAGAGTTAGGTACATCGGATGCATTAAAAATGGCCCTTGGTGGATTTAGTAATTCGGCCGTAGCACTTGTAGCCGCTGCCCTATTTTTAGCCGCAGCAATGCAAGTAACAAATTTACACAAACGTTTAGCTTTATGGATTTTATCTATTGTAGGAACAAAAACAAAAGCCATCGTATTTGGTGCTATTTTAGTATCCATTATCTTAGCATTCTTCGTACCATCTGCAACAGCTCGTGCAGGTGCAGTTGTACCCATTTTATTAGGTATGGTTGCCGCATTCGGGTTAGCAAAAGATAGCCGTCTTGCTGCTTTACTCGTTATTACATCTGTACAAGCTGTTTCCATTTGGAATGTCGGCATTAAAACAGCAGCCGCACAAAACATGGTAGCCACCAACTTCATTAAAGAACAATTTGGCGTTGATATTACTTGGGGTGCTTGGTTCCTTTATGCCGCGCCCTTCTCAATTCTTATGTCAATCGCATTGTTCTTTATTATGATTACTCTTATTAAACCTGAGACAAACAATATTGCAGGTGGTAAAGAAGTTATTAAAAAGCAATTACACGATTTAGGACCACTAAAAGGCCCAGAAATTCGTTTAATTATCGCATCTGTTACGTTATTATTCTTTTGGGCAACAGAAAGCAAGCTACACCCATTTGATACAACAACAGTCACAATTGTTGCAATCGCTATTTTACTATTACCGAAAATCGGTGTGTATACGTGGAAAGAAGTGGAGCCATTAATTCCTTGGGGTACAATTATTGTATTTGCCGTAGGAATCATGCTTGGTACAGTGCTGTTAAACACACAAGGTGCTGCTTGGTTATCTGATGCGGTATTCGGTTCAATGGGTCTAGACTCATTGCCACTTTTAGCAACAATTGCACTTGTAACGATTTTCAACATTTTAATTCACTTAGGTTTCGCAAGTGCAACAAGCCTTGCCTCTGCCTTAATTCCGGTATTTATCGTTTTAGCGTCAACACTAGTAAACGTCGATCAAGTTGGTTTCGTATTAATCCAACAATTCGTTATTAGCTTCGGTTTCCTATTACCAATTAGCGCACCGCAAAACATGCTCGCATATGGTACAGGCGCCTTTACAACGAAGGATTTCTTAAAATCAGGCATTCCGTTAACAATTTTCGGCTACCTATTAATCCTTCTACTAAGCGCAACTTATTGGAAATGGATTGGTTTATTGTAA